One window from the genome of Pedobacter schmidteae encodes:
- a CDS encoding FtsX-like permease family protein, with the protein MNTEYFIAGRIAIKSERTFSKLIVRIAIAGVMLSLAVMMLSVAIIKGFKTEIQEKVRGYIGDVRIFKYGLNNSFELTPFVPGQETLTNLKNNPDVEFYQPYATKPAIISANNEVEGINFKGIDKTFNWDYISKHLVSGKVIDFADSAKATRQILISQFTANRLKLKVGDDFIMYFVQNPPRKRPFKIVGIYDIGVEEIDKGFVLGDLNIIRRLNNWKPNEIGGMEVRIKDFSKLKVTAEGIYEKLELKLKSESVADYFPAIFTWLSLLDINTKVLLVLMMVVGVINMVTALLIMILERTNMIGVLKAFGMSDASVMKIFLYNALYLVGLGLLLGNILGLGLGFLQKYTHIYKLDQSSYYLSYVPIEFHFLDVLILNLATMIICAVVLILPSLLVSRISPLKAIRFK; encoded by the coding sequence TTGAATACAGAATATTTTATAGCAGGGCGGATAGCCATAAAATCGGAACGCACTTTTTCTAAGCTGATCGTGAGGATCGCAATTGCCGGAGTGATGCTGAGCCTGGCCGTTATGATGCTTTCGGTAGCCATTATAAAAGGATTTAAAACCGAAATCCAGGAAAAGGTGCGAGGCTATATAGGTGATGTGAGGATTTTTAAATACGGCCTGAACAATTCTTTTGAGCTTACCCCTTTTGTGCCTGGGCAAGAGACTTTAACCAACCTTAAAAATAATCCCGATGTTGAATTTTATCAACCATATGCAACAAAACCGGCCATCATATCGGCCAATAACGAGGTAGAGGGCATCAATTTTAAGGGAATAGATAAAACCTTTAACTGGGATTATATTAGTAAGCATCTGGTGAGTGGTAAGGTGATTGATTTTGCGGATAGTGCCAAGGCTACCCGTCAGATTCTGATTTCGCAGTTTACAGCCAATAGGCTTAAATTAAAAGTTGGCGACGATTTTATCATGTACTTTGTTCAGAACCCGCCCAGAAAGCGACCTTTTAAAATCGTAGGCATCTATGACATTGGTGTAGAGGAGATAGACAAGGGCTTTGTACTTGGTGATCTGAACATCATCAGGAGATTGAATAACTGGAAGCCCAACGAGATAGGAGGGATGGAAGTGAGAATCAAAGACTTTTCGAAACTGAAAGTGACGGCTGAAGGAATTTATGAAAAGTTGGAGCTGAAGCTGAAATCAGAATCTGTAGCAGATTATTTTCCTGCTATTTTTACCTGGCTGTCGCTACTCGACATCAATACCAAAGTACTGCTGGTGCTGATGATGGTGGTAGGCGTAATCAACATGGTTACCGCACTGCTGATCATGATTCTGGAACGTACCAATATGATTGGTGTTTTGAAAGCTTTTGGAATGTCGGACGCCAGCGTGATGAAAATCTTTCTGTACAATGCGCTTTATCTGGTAGGACTTGGTTTATTGCTTGGGAATATATTGGGACTGGGCCTAGGATTTTTACAGAAATATACCCATATCTATAAGTTAGATCAGAGTTCTTATTATCTGTCTTACGTGCCCATCGAGTTTCATTTCCTGGACGTATTGATTCTAAATCTGGCCACCATGATCATTTGTGCGGTGGTATTGATCTTGCCTTCATTGCTGGTAAGCCGCATTAGTCCACTCAAGGCAATTAGGTTCAAGTAA
- a CDS encoding Pls/PosA family non-ribosomal peptide synthetase, translated as MSINSVLLGKARPDLIRAETIGDIFSASVKEYGDKTAMIFNEKSLTYQELDQWSDQIAAYLKAKGIGPGHAVGLWWPRSLELPVAILGIVKSGAAYVPLDREMPADRVHVVMQEVNAQACFSDELEVGHCPVYQIPAFSATPLTTPFQRAARPDDRAYVLYTSGSTGKPKGIPISHRQICHLIRSEQSVLNILPSDKVYQGFSVSFDMWCEETWISLSAGAALWIADATTAKSIDELSDIFRREQITILHAVPSLLAVIDDDMPQIRLINAGGEACTIQVLNRWSKPGYNVFYNSYGPTETTVTATMIALQPGNAITIGNPLPNYNLAVVDELFNIVPRGTQGQLIISGPGVCDGYVNRPDLTTEKFLEKPGKLDEIPGERIYLTGDAVIMHEDGSVDFRGRLDDQVKLRGYRIELGEIEVKLHHLAQVSAAAVALKKDANQQDQLVGYVTLKADADFDDHRSRIELAKVLPPYMVPLVIVVVDKMPRLPSGKINRKDLPVPQVLSEMKAEEQVTINPDDPLADRVIAGLKHLFPGREINTDADFFMDLGGHSLLAASFSSWLRKEGDVKQASLKDIYTNRPIKNLILAWELAAEKVEKNAVREKQPFQKVPSIRYWICGIAQGFSLLLIYGLFAAQIFVPYLGYYYQLAKSETDKGDTFYAIVTALALFCFIAPTFSFLSIISKWLLLGRTREGDYPLWGAYYFRYWLVKTIQSLVPLQFMNGTPLYPFYLRLMGMKMNPDAQISAITVGMEDLIEIGSDVSISSGVVLNNAWVENGLLKLRKIKIDDHAYIGSGSVISGGTHIKTWGELQDLSHLQQYQVINPGEVWKGSPAEKIDHKMPEELPQPIHVSGFTRKSFGFLYTLLLIIFPIVILAPLIPVIQVLNYMDNQTTDYDFSYFIHIPLLTIMYICLYTIETIVLSRLLLYGIKPGTYPIYGSVYVRKWLSDQLISTSLIVLHPLFASVYVSGFFRMLGAKIGKNTEISTASNVTHTMLEIGDESFIADAVTLGEEDVRAQQLILDKTYIGNRSFVGNSALIPQGYKLADDMLIGVLSTPPSLIQLEQNQAKDWFGSPAISLPKRQSSGDYPASLTTDPSSARRAARFTIEGLRIILPETVIICCSVLFIAYCHDLVKDRNLVQILIETPKLPFYYLFYMGLPAMLITLLLKWTSVGKYKKEQCPMWTHKVWRSEANTTTYEALAVPFFLEYMKGTPFLPMALSLFGVKCGKRVWLNTTDITEHDMVSIGDDTALNEDCGPQTHLFEDRVMKVGAVKIGARCSIGTRSIILYDSEIGDDVKLEPLSLVMKGEQLASGTEWTGSPIKLS; from the coding sequence ATGAGCATAAATAGTGTACTGCTGGGCAAAGCGCGCCCTGATTTGATCAGGGCTGAAACTATCGGTGATATTTTCAGTGCTTCGGTTAAAGAATACGGCGATAAAACAGCCATGATTTTTAATGAAAAATCACTTACCTACCAAGAACTTGACCAATGGAGCGACCAAATTGCTGCTTATCTAAAAGCCAAAGGCATAGGCCCGGGGCATGCCGTAGGACTATGGTGGCCACGTAGCCTCGAATTGCCGGTGGCCATTTTGGGTATTGTAAAATCGGGGGCTGCCTATGTGCCTCTGGACAGAGAAATGCCGGCCGACCGCGTACATGTTGTGATGCAGGAGGTAAATGCCCAGGCCTGTTTCAGTGATGAACTGGAAGTAGGGCACTGCCCTGTTTACCAAATCCCTGCCTTTTCGGCAACCCCTTTAACAACTCCATTTCAAAGGGCAGCCAGGCCCGACGACCGCGCCTATGTATTGTACACATCGGGAAGTACAGGAAAGCCTAAAGGTATTCCAATTAGTCACCGCCAAATCTGTCACCTTATCCGCTCCGAACAAAGTGTGCTCAATATCCTGCCGTCAGATAAAGTTTACCAGGGTTTTTCTGTTTCCTTTGATATGTGGTGCGAGGAAACCTGGATCAGTTTATCAGCGGGTGCAGCCTTATGGATAGCCGATGCTACAACAGCCAAGTCAATTGATGAGCTTAGCGATATCTTTCGAAGGGAGCAAATCACGATACTGCATGCTGTACCAAGCCTGCTTGCCGTAATTGACGACGACATGCCGCAGATCAGGTTAATCAATGCCGGCGGCGAAGCCTGTACTATCCAGGTTTTAAACCGTTGGAGCAAACCCGGGTACAATGTATTTTACAACAGCTATGGCCCTACCGAAACCACGGTGACAGCTACAATGATTGCCCTGCAACCAGGCAACGCAATCACAATTGGAAACCCACTGCCCAATTACAACCTTGCCGTGGTAGACGAACTGTTCAATATCGTGCCCCGGGGCACGCAGGGGCAGCTCATCATTTCGGGTCCTGGTGTATGCGATGGCTATGTAAATAGACCCGACCTTACTACAGAGAAATTTCTGGAAAAACCAGGTAAACTTGACGAAATACCGGGCGAAAGAATATATTTAACGGGTGATGCCGTAATTATGCATGAAGATGGTAGTGTCGATTTTCGCGGCCGTTTGGATGATCAGGTAAAACTTAGAGGCTATCGCATCGAACTGGGTGAGATAGAAGTAAAGTTACATCATTTAGCTCAGGTATCGGCCGCAGCTGTAGCTTTAAAAAAAGACGCCAATCAACAAGATCAGCTGGTGGGCTATGTAACCTTAAAAGCAGATGCTGATTTTGACGACCATCGGTCGAGAATAGAATTGGCAAAAGTATTGCCACCCTATATGGTTCCGCTGGTAATTGTAGTAGTGGATAAAATGCCCAGACTTCCAAGTGGAAAAATTAACCGTAAGGATCTGCCTGTTCCACAGGTTTTATCAGAAATGAAAGCAGAAGAGCAGGTGACAATAAACCCTGATGATCCCTTAGCTGACCGTGTAATTGCAGGCCTCAAACATTTATTTCCAGGAAGAGAAATAAATACCGATGCCGATTTCTTTATGGATTTAGGTGGGCATTCCCTTCTTGCGGCATCTTTTTCTTCCTGGCTCAGAAAAGAAGGAGATGTAAAACAGGCTTCACTAAAAGATATCTACACCAATAGGCCCATCAAAAATTTAATTTTGGCATGGGAACTGGCAGCAGAAAAGGTAGAAAAAAACGCAGTCAGGGAAAAACAACCATTTCAGAAAGTTCCCTCTATTCGCTACTGGATTTGCGGCATTGCCCAGGGCTTTTCACTCCTGTTGATTTATGGTTTATTTGCCGCACAGATTTTTGTGCCTTACCTGGGATATTATTACCAACTGGCAAAAAGTGAAACCGATAAAGGCGATACTTTTTATGCCATTGTCACTGCGCTGGCTCTATTTTGCTTCATTGCGCCCACATTTTCTTTTTTAAGCATTATCAGCAAATGGCTATTGCTGGGACGTACCAGGGAAGGTGATTACCCTTTATGGGGTGCCTATTATTTTCGCTATTGGTTGGTTAAAACCATACAATCGCTGGTTCCTTTACAATTTATGAATGGCACCCCCCTATATCCTTTTTATTTAAGGTTAATGGGCATGAAAATGAACCCAGATGCACAAATCAGCGCCATTACTGTAGGTATGGAAGACCTGATAGAGATAGGAAGCGACGTGAGCATCAGCTCGGGCGTGGTATTAAATAATGCCTGGGTAGAAAATGGCCTGCTGAAACTTAGAAAAATCAAAATTGATGACCACGCCTATATCGGAAGTGGCTCGGTTATATCAGGAGGTACCCACATTAAAACATGGGGAGAGTTGCAAGACCTGAGCCATTTGCAACAGTACCAAGTTATTAACCCCGGGGAAGTATGGAAAGGAAGCCCTGCCGAAAAGATTGACCATAAAATGCCCGAAGAATTGCCGCAGCCTATCCACGTTTCTGGTTTCACCCGCAAATCATTCGGCTTTCTGTATACGTTGCTCCTCATCATTTTTCCTATTGTAATCCTGGCACCCCTAATTCCTGTAATACAGGTATTGAACTACATGGATAATCAAACGACGGATTATGATTTCAGTTACTTTATTCATATTCCGTTGCTTACCATCATGTACATATGCCTCTATACCATCGAAACCATTGTGTTATCGAGGTTATTGTTATACGGTATTAAACCGGGCACTTACCCCATATATGGAAGTGTTTATGTCCGTAAATGGCTTTCAGACCAACTCATTTCCACCTCACTGATCGTATTACACCCCCTATTTGCTTCGGTCTATGTATCTGGATTTTTCAGAATGTTAGGTGCTAAAATTGGAAAGAATACCGAAATTTCGACGGCAAGTAATGTAACCCATACCATGCTGGAAATTGGCGACGAATCTTTTATTGCCGATGCAGTTACCCTTGGTGAAGAAGATGTACGTGCGCAGCAGCTTATTTTGGACAAAACCTATATAGGCAACCGGAGCTTTGTAGGCAACAGTGCATTGATCCCTCAGGGCTATAAATTAGCCGACGATATGCTGATTGGTGTACTATCGACCCCGCCCAGCTTGATCCAGCTGGAACAAAATCAGGCCAAAGACTGGTTTGGCTCGCCAGCTATTTCCTTACCAAAAAGACAAAGTAGTGGCGATTATCCCGCATCGCTAACTACCGACCCTTCATCAGCCAGGAGAGCAGCCAGATTTACGATTGAAGGCTTAAGGATCATTTTGCCAGAAACAGTTATCATCTGTTGCAGCGTACTTTTTATTGCCTACTGCCACGACCTGGTAAAAGACCGCAATCTGGTACAAATACTTATAGAAACACCTAAACTGCCTTTCTATTACTTGTTTTATATGGGCTTGCCCGCCATGCTGATTACTTTACTGTTAAAATGGACATCTGTAGGGAAATATAAAAAAGAACAGTGTCCCATGTGGACGCATAAGGTATGGAGAAGTGAAGCCAACACTACTACATATGAAGCACTGGCGGTTCCATTTTTTTTGGAATACATGAAAGGTACACCTTTTTTACCGATGGCATTAAGCCTTTTTGGCGTAAAATGTGGTAAACGCGTATGGCTCAATACAACCGACATTACCGAACACGATATGGTTAGTATTGGTGACGACACAGCACTAAATGAAGACTGTGGCCCTCAAACCCATCTATTTGAAGACCGTGTAATGAAAGTAGGGGCGGTAAAAATTGGAGCAAGATGCTCCATTGGAACCAGGTCAATTATCCTGTATGATAGTGAAATTGGTGATGATGTAAAATTAGAGCCCTTATCGTTGGTGATGAAGGGTGAGCAACTAGCCAGCGGAACAGAATGGACAGGTAGCCCCATTAAACTATCCTGA
- a CDS encoding VOC family protein: MTQKPPVIDGLTPAKQKLQRLLLNQQIQLTKPFVTDNANKIKFKTMVALNPYLNFPGTSEEAFNFYQSTIGGEIALIMRFRDIPEDNTPENEKDKICHISLKLPNGTILMATDALESQGHKLTTGNSFFLSLGVESVAEADRVFAAFSAAGQVQMPMDHMFWGDYFGIVTDKFGTQWMISYTSAQQQ, from the coding sequence ATGACGCAGAAGCCCCCTGTTATTGACGGATTAACACCCGCAAAACAAAAACTGCAGCGCCTACTTTTGAATCAGCAAATACAATTAACTAAACCGTTTGTAACGGATAACGCAAACAAAATTAAATTTAAAACTATGGTAGCCCTTAATCCTTATTTAAACTTCCCGGGAACAAGCGAAGAAGCTTTTAACTTTTACCAATCCACAATTGGTGGTGAAATCGCATTGATCATGCGTTTCAGAGATATACCAGAAGATAACACACCGGAAAATGAAAAAGACAAAATCTGTCACATCTCCCTTAAACTGCCCAATGGTACTATACTGATGGCAACAGATGCCCTGGAGTCGCAGGGACATAAATTAACAACCGGGAATAGCTTTTTCCTGTCCCTTGGGGTCGAAAGCGTAGCAGAAGCCGATCGTGTATTTGCCGCATTTTCGGCAGCTGGTCAGGTACAAATGCCAATGGACCATATGTTCTGGGGCGATTATTTCGGGATCGTGACCGACAAGTTTGGTACCCAATGGATGATCAGCTATACTTCGGCGCAACAACAATAA
- the mazG gene encoding nucleoside triphosphate pyrophosphohydrolase, with protein sequence MPNNIPPVTATDPSSAFLRLLTVLDTLRTQCPWDKKQTMETLRHLTIEETYELSDAILEGDLEEVKKELGDVMMHLVFYARIASETNDFTILDVLNGVCDKLISRHPHIYGDVEVQDEQDVKRNWEKLKLKEGNKSVLAGVPAGLPSLVKASRIQEKARGVGFDWEDKSQVWEKVEEEMQEFKAEFNVVDNAAIDVEKAEEEFGDLLFSLINYARFININPENALEKTNKKFIKRFQYLEEKAKENGKNLHDMTLAEMDVYWNEAKKN encoded by the coding sequence ATGCCCAATAATATACCTCCCGTTACCGCAACAGATCCATCATCAGCTTTCCTTCGTCTGTTAACTGTTTTAGACACCCTACGTACACAGTGCCCATGGGACAAAAAACAAACCATGGAAACTTTAAGGCACCTCACAATCGAAGAAACGTATGAACTATCGGATGCCATTTTAGAAGGCGACCTGGAAGAAGTGAAAAAGGAACTTGGAGACGTGATGATGCACCTTGTTTTTTATGCAAGGATTGCCTCAGAAACCAATGATTTTACCATTTTGGATGTACTGAACGGCGTATGTGATAAACTCATCAGTCGTCACCCGCATATTTATGGGGATGTAGAAGTGCAAGATGAACAGGATGTAAAACGCAACTGGGAAAAACTTAAGCTAAAGGAAGGCAATAAATCTGTTTTAGCTGGCGTACCAGCAGGCCTGCCATCCCTGGTTAAGGCCAGCCGTATCCAGGAAAAAGCCCGTGGTGTTGGCTTCGACTGGGAAGACAAATCGCAGGTATGGGAGAAAGTTGAAGAAGAAATGCAGGAGTTTAAAGCAGAATTTAACGTAGTCGACAATGCCGCTATTGATGTAGAAAAAGCAGAAGAAGAATTTGGCGACCTGCTGTTTTCTTTGATCAATTATGCCCGTTTTATCAATATCAACCCCGAGAATGCACTTGAAAAAACGAATAAAAAGTTCATCAAACGTTTTCAATACCTGGAAGAAAAAGCAAAAGAAAATGGCAAGAACCTGCACGATATGACACTTGCCGAAATGGATGTGTATTGGAATGAAGCAAAGAAAAACTAA
- a CDS encoding S9 family peptidase: MKKLVLISFLLTGTVGLSAQDAVNYQVPPKEITDLLLAKPTPTVSIDSKAEWMLLSGRNSYPSVEELAMPEYRIAGLRINPGNYSPSRQTYINSFSLKDIKSDKSFPVAGLPSPLFAGNISWSPDDKKISFTHTTQKGVDLYVINIATKSAIKINKHPLNMILGSGITWIDPATLLYTIANRPASAAPARPLMPKGPTIQQNLGKVAPSVTYQDLIKSPYDEQLFEFFATAQLVKNKNGVETPIAKPAIYTGISISPDKNYLLIRTLKKPFSYLVSATGFPSTVAITDLTGKTVKVIAELPSREGTPSGYDNVQNLPRNFSWRSDEAATLTWAMPLDSGLIKKQVPFHDAVYALEAPFTGKEKELFKTQARYSGISWGDATLALVEEGLRSKQTLKVSRYNPTTGTMETLFERNQTDAYNDPGEPVTTKNKYGRQVIQLLNNGTQLLMNNPVGSSEKGDLPFLAKFDLGTKKNEIIWRSTPGTYEVITDVLDASKLKLLSKKESQKEVPNYFIKNLVLRVADQQITNFTNPYPQLDGVAKEKISYKRADGIDLTGNLYLPKGYNKEKDGPLPVLIWAYPREFNSATDAAQIRGSKDRFTTIGWASPIYWVTQGYAVLDNAEMPIVAVDGKKPNDTFVEQLKLNAEAAIGKLADLGVGDRNRIAVGGHSYGAFMTANLLAHTNLFKAGIARSGAYNRTLTPFGFQNEERTYWDAPQLYYEMSPFSYANKIKTPLLLIHGDSDNNPGTFPMNSERLFNAIKGFGGTTRFVFLPYESHSYSGKENLLHMLWEMNAWLDKYVKQAK, translated from the coding sequence ATGAAGAAGCTTGTATTGATATCTTTCCTGCTAACAGGAACCGTTGGCCTTAGTGCACAAGATGCCGTAAATTACCAGGTACCGCCAAAAGAAATAACCGACCTGTTGCTGGCAAAACCTACTCCGACTGTCAGCATCGATAGCAAGGCAGAATGGATGCTTTTAAGTGGGCGCAATTCTTACCCCTCTGTAGAAGAACTGGCCATGCCCGAATACCGCATCGCTGGCCTCCGCATCAATCCTGGCAACTATTCGCCCAGCCGGCAAACCTATATCAACAGCTTCAGTCTTAAAGACATTAAATCAGATAAAAGCTTTCCGGTAGCGGGTTTACCGAGCCCCTTATTTGCCGGCAACATCAGCTGGAGCCCCGATGATAAAAAAATCTCCTTTACCCACACCACACAAAAAGGTGTAGATCTTTATGTGATCAACATTGCCACCAAAAGCGCCATAAAAATCAATAAACATCCGCTTAATATGATCCTTGGTTCAGGTATCACCTGGATAGATCCCGCTACGCTTTTATACACCATAGCCAACAGGCCGGCAAGTGCTGCACCTGCCCGACCCTTGATGCCTAAAGGCCCCACCATACAGCAAAATCTGGGCAAAGTAGCCCCGAGTGTTACCTATCAGGATTTGATCAAATCACCTTATGACGAACAGTTGTTTGAGTTTTTTGCAACCGCACAGCTGGTAAAAAATAAAAATGGAGTAGAAACACCAATTGCCAAACCGGCAATTTATACTGGAATCAGCATCTCTCCTGATAAAAACTATCTACTTATCAGAACACTAAAAAAACCATTTTCTTACCTGGTTTCGGCAACTGGCTTTCCTTCTACTGTAGCCATTACCGATTTAACTGGTAAAACAGTTAAGGTAATTGCCGAACTACCATCCCGTGAGGGAACACCTTCGGGATACGACAATGTACAAAACCTACCCCGAAACTTTAGCTGGCGCAGCGATGAAGCCGCTACCCTAACCTGGGCAATGCCCCTGGATAGTGGCCTGATTAAAAAGCAGGTCCCTTTTCATGATGCTGTCTACGCATTGGAAGCTCCATTTACCGGCAAAGAAAAAGAACTTTTTAAAACCCAGGCTCGATATTCGGGCATCTCATGGGGCGATGCCACACTTGCCCTGGTAGAAGAAGGTTTACGCAGTAAACAAACACTAAAGGTAAGCAGGTACAATCCTACAACCGGGACAATGGAAACCCTGTTTGAACGAAACCAAACTGATGCCTACAATGATCCCGGCGAACCGGTTACCACAAAAAATAAATACGGCAGGCAGGTGATACAGCTACTCAACAACGGGACTCAGTTGCTGATGAACAACCCTGTTGGCTCCTCAGAAAAAGGAGACCTGCCTTTTTTGGCTAAATTTGATTTAGGCACCAAAAAGAATGAAATCATTTGGAGAAGTACCCCGGGCACTTATGAAGTCATTACCGATGTACTGGATGCCAGTAAACTGAAGCTCCTCTCCAAAAAAGAATCACAAAAAGAAGTCCCTAATTATTTCATCAAAAACCTAGTACTCAGAGTTGCCGATCAACAGATTACCAATTTCACCAATCCTTATCCACAACTGGATGGGGTAGCCAAAGAAAAAATTAGCTACAAACGCGCCGATGGCATTGACCTTACCGGCAATTTATATTTGCCAAAGGGATACAATAAAGAAAAAGATGGGCCGTTGCCTGTATTGATATGGGCTTATCCACGTGAATTCAATTCGGCCACCGATGCTGCACAAATCAGGGGATCTAAAGACCGGTTTACTACCATTGGCTGGGCATCGCCTATTTACTGGGTTACACAGGGATATGCCGTTTTAGACAATGCCGAAATGCCAATTGTAGCCGTTGATGGCAAAAAGCCAAATGATACTTTTGTGGAACAGCTAAAACTAAATGCAGAAGCCGCCATTGGCAAATTGGCTGACCTGGGTGTTGGCGACAGGAACCGTATCGCAGTTGGTGGGCACAGTTACGGGGCCTTTATGACCGCAAATTTACTGGCTCATACCAATCTGTTTAAAGCCGGCATTGCCAGAAGTGGAGCCTATAACAGAACCCTTACCCCATTTGGTTTCCAAAATGAAGAACGTACCTACTGGGATGCCCCACAACTATATTATGAAATGAGTCCTTTTAGCTATGCCAACAAAATAAAAACGCCTTTACTACTCATACACGGCGACTCGGACAACAACCCAGGTACCTTCCCCATGAATAGCGAGCGGCTGTTTAATGCCATCAAAGGCTTTGGCGGCACCACACGTTTTGTATTTTTACCTTACGAATCACATAGCTATAGCGGCAAGGAAAATTTACTCCATATGTTGTGGGAAATGAATGCCTGGCTTGACAAATATGTAAAACAGGCTAAGTAA
- a CDS encoding DEAD/DEAH box helicase, translating to MSLDKLKLSKSLVAAMNDAGYISAKEIQAKIMSRIIGGQDIIAVGPEGCGKTTTYVLSVLMKLKYSTDEAPKVLILVPDGERVEAVIAEFMLLSKNRNLRIIGLYGTGGMEEEINELLDGIDIVVATPTRARAVYLKLGLNLNRLQTFIVDDAEMIVKQGMQLPVAELARSAGKVQHLIFTTVVHDKLNLMIDQFMNFPVTVEVEDLGDDQAETHELLLYQIPNFKTKINLLNLLLRDDEVFDKVVVFVNTRLTAQKLSKNLHSAKPGAISVLNPLFFDEEGFDHIDDFKDTPEARVLIIANEGFSGLDLSGINFMFHFEVPEEKETFLSRVVKNGDDEVVAITFATDLELPEVRKIEQSMGKKIEVIDLPEDLVIDKAVKSTAVKTKKEVDEGPKGGGAYHEKKESNSKTYNYGIGQKAKMNMKKKHS from the coding sequence GTGTCGTTAGATAAATTAAAACTTAGTAAATCCCTGGTAGCAGCAATGAATGATGCCGGATACATCTCCGCAAAAGAGATTCAGGCAAAAATCATGTCGCGCATTATTGGCGGACAGGATATTATTGCTGTGGGCCCCGAGGGCTGTGGCAAAACCACAACTTATGTACTTAGCGTTTTAATGAAACTAAAATACAGTACTGATGAAGCTCCTAAAGTATTGATTTTGGTACCTGATGGTGAGCGGGTTGAGGCTGTAATTGCTGAGTTTATGTTATTGAGCAAAAACAGGAACCTTCGTATCATAGGATTGTATGGCACCGGTGGAATGGAAGAGGAGATTAACGAACTGCTGGATGGTATCGACATTGTGGTAGCTACCCCAACCCGGGCACGCGCTGTATATCTGAAACTGGGTTTAAATTTAAACCGTCTGCAAACCTTTATTGTCGACGATGCGGAAATGATTGTAAAACAGGGCATGCAATTGCCGGTAGCCGAACTGGCCCGAAGTGCTGGTAAAGTGCAACACCTGATATTTACTACTGTAGTGCACGATAAGCTGAACCTGATGATTGATCAGTTTATGAATTTTCCGGTTACTGTAGAAGTGGAAGACCTGGGGGATGACCAGGCCGAAACACATGAGCTTTTGCTGTACCAGATTCCTAATTTTAAAACTAAAATTAATTTGTTGAACCTTTTGTTGAGGGACGACGAGGTGTTTGATAAGGTTGTTGTATTTGTAAATACACGTTTGACCGCCCAAAAACTTTCTAAAAACTTGCATAGTGCCAAGCCTGGTGCAATATCGGTGCTAAATCCCTTGTTTTTTGATGAAGAAGGTTTTGATCATATTGATGATTTTAAAGATACGCCTGAGGCCAGGGTGTTGATTATTGCTAATGAAGGCTTTTCTGGCCTGGATCTTTCGGGTATCAATTTTATGTTCCATTTTGAAGTACCTGAAGAAAAAGAGACTTTTTTAAGCCGGGTAGTTAAAAACGGTGACGATGAAGTAGTGGCAATTACATTTGCTACAGATCTGGAGCTTCCCGAAGTACGGAAGATTGAGCAGTCGATGGGTAAAAAGATTGAGGTAATAGATCTACCCGAGGATCTGGTAATTGATAAGGCCGTTAAATCTACTGCGGTTAAAACCAAAAAAGAAGTCGACGAAGGCCCTAAAGGAGGAGGCGCTTACCATGAAAAAAAGGAAAGCAATTCCAAAACCTATAATTATGGTATAGGGCAGAAAGCAAAGATGAATATGAAAAAGAAGCACAGTTAG